The following coding sequences are from one Mycolicibacterium aichiense window:
- a CDS encoding mechanosensitive ion channel family protein — translation MTTTSTYLALGLAGQWSDFWQGQYGVWIVTRGVRIALLLIGGLLGARFINWLARRITRRIDAQYQQTDQIVRTESAKHQQAVASVVSWVSIALLFVMVVVEIGDVLSIPVSSLAAPAAVLGAALGFGAQNLVKDMLAGFFIITERQYGFGDLVQLSMVGAPKDSLGTVEEVTLRVTKLRTPEGEMYTVPNGNIVRSLNLSKDWARAVVDVPVPTSADLNRVNDVLHTVCNDAMLDEDLRKLLLDKPALMGVESLEVDSVNLRMVARTLPGKQFDVGRRLRVMVIAALAQAGITTPAEKTPTLGAMTPSGTSDDVARSQDKGQ, via the coding sequence ATGACGACGACTAGCACCTACCTCGCATTGGGCCTGGCCGGGCAGTGGAGCGACTTCTGGCAAGGTCAGTACGGCGTGTGGATCGTGACCAGAGGCGTCCGCATCGCGCTGCTGCTGATCGGCGGACTGCTGGGCGCGCGGTTCATCAACTGGCTCGCGCGCAGGATCACCCGGCGTATCGACGCCCAGTACCAGCAGACCGACCAGATTGTGCGCACCGAGAGCGCCAAGCATCAGCAGGCCGTGGCCTCGGTGGTGTCGTGGGTGTCGATCGCCCTGCTGTTCGTGATGGTCGTCGTCGAGATCGGTGACGTCCTGTCGATCCCGGTCAGTTCGCTCGCCGCACCGGCAGCGGTGCTGGGCGCCGCCCTGGGCTTCGGTGCGCAGAACCTGGTCAAGGACATGTTGGCCGGCTTCTTCATCATCACCGAGCGGCAGTACGGCTTCGGGGACCTGGTTCAGCTGAGTATGGTCGGCGCCCCGAAAGACTCGCTCGGCACGGTCGAGGAGGTCACCCTGCGCGTGACCAAGCTCCGCACACCCGAAGGCGAGATGTACACCGTGCCCAACGGGAACATCGTCAGATCGCTGAACCTGTCGAAGGACTGGGCACGAGCGGTCGTCGACGTCCCGGTGCCCACCTCCGCCGACCTCAATCGCGTCAACGACGTGCTGCACACCGTATGTAACGACGCCATGCTCGATGAGGATCTGCGAAAGCTACTTCTGGACAAGCCGGCACTGATGGGCGTGGAGAGTCTCGAAGTCGACTCGGTCAATCTGCGGATGGTGGCCCGCACACTGCCCGGTAAACAGTTCGACGTCGGCCGCCGGCTGCGGGTGATGGTGATCGCGGCCCTGGCGCAGGCGGGTATCACCACGCCGGCGGAGAAAACCCCCACCCTGGGCGCGATGACGCCGTCGGGAACGAGCGACGATGTAGCCCGCAGTCAGGATAAAGGGCAGTGA
- the ftsE gene encoding cell division ATP-binding protein FtsE, whose product MITLDHVSKQYKSSARPALDNVSVKIDKGEFVFLIGPSGSGKSTFMRLLLAEDTPTSGDLQVSKFHVNKLSGRQVPKLRQVIGCVFQDFRLLQQKTVFENVAFALEVIGKKPDTINRVVPEVLEMVGLSGKANRLPAELSGGEQQRVAIARAFVNRPLVLLADEPTGNLDPETSKDIMDLLERINRTGTTVLMATHDHHIVDSMRQRVVELSLGRLVRDEQRGVYGMDR is encoded by the coding sequence ATGATCACCCTCGACCATGTCAGTAAGCAGTACAAGTCGTCGGCACGGCCAGCCCTCGACAATGTCAGCGTCAAGATCGACAAGGGTGAGTTCGTCTTCCTCATCGGCCCGTCCGGCTCGGGTAAGTCCACGTTCATGCGGCTGCTGCTGGCCGAGGACACCCCGACGTCCGGCGATCTGCAGGTGTCGAAGTTCCACGTCAACAAGCTCTCGGGCCGTCAGGTCCCCAAGCTGCGCCAGGTGATCGGCTGCGTGTTCCAGGACTTCCGGCTGCTGCAGCAGAAGACGGTGTTCGAAAACGTCGCCTTCGCGTTGGAGGTGATCGGCAAGAAGCCCGACACCATCAATCGCGTGGTGCCCGAAGTCCTGGAGATGGTGGGCCTGTCCGGCAAGGCCAACCGGTTGCCAGCCGAGCTGTCCGGTGGCGAGCAGCAGCGCGTGGCGATCGCGCGCGCGTTCGTCAACCGGCCGCTGGTGCTGCTGGCCGACGAGCCCACCGGCAACCTGGACCCTGAGACCAGTAAGGACATCATGGATCTGCTCGAGCGGATCAACCGCACGGGAACCACCGTGCTGATGGCCACCCATGACCACCACATCGTCGACTCCATGCGTCAGCGTGTGGTGGAGCTGTCTCTGGGCAGGCTCGTTCGCGATGAGCAGCGTGGCGTCTACGGAATGGATCGTTAA
- the ftsX gene encoding permease-like cell division protein FtsX has translation MRFGFLVNEVFTGLRRNVTMTVAMILTTAISIGLFGGGLLVVRLADHSRNIYLDRVETQVFLTNDVSANDPTCDADPCKALRARIEARDDVRSVRFLNRNDAYNDAIRKFPQYKDVASKDSFPASFVVKLDNPEQHKDFDTAMLGQPGVLNVLNQKELIDRLFAVLDGLSAAAFAIAMVQAIGAILLIANMVQVAAYTRRTEIGIMRMVGATRWYTQLPFLLEAVLAATIGVVIAIVGLIVVRAAFLENALNQFYQANLIARIDYADILYISPIMFGVGVLMAGLTGYVTLRLYVRR, from the coding sequence GTGCGCTTCGGCTTTCTCGTCAACGAGGTCTTCACCGGACTTCGCCGCAACGTCACCATGACGGTGGCCATGATTTTGACCACGGCCATCTCGATCGGTTTGTTCGGTGGCGGCTTGCTGGTGGTCCGGTTGGCGGACCACTCGCGCAATATCTACCTCGACCGCGTCGAGACCCAGGTGTTCTTGACCAACGATGTGTCGGCCAACGACCCCACCTGTGATGCCGACCCGTGTAAGGCGTTGCGCGCCAGGATCGAAGCGCGCGACGATGTCCGGTCGGTCCGGTTTTTGAATCGTAATGACGCCTACAACGACGCGATCCGCAAGTTCCCGCAGTACAAGGACGTGGCCAGCAAGGATTCGTTCCCGGCGTCGTTCGTCGTGAAGCTGGACAATCCCGAGCAGCACAAGGACTTCGACACCGCCATGCTGGGTCAGCCCGGCGTGCTCAACGTGTTGAACCAGAAGGAGCTGATCGACCGCCTCTTCGCGGTGCTCGACGGGCTGTCCGCGGCGGCGTTCGCGATAGCGATGGTCCAAGCGATCGGTGCGATCCTGTTGATCGCCAACATGGTTCAAGTGGCCGCGTACACCAGACGTACCGAGATCGGCATCATGCGGATGGTGGGTGCCACGCGGTGGTATACCCAGCTGCCGTTCCTGTTGGAGGCGGTGCTCGCGGCGACGATCGGTGTGGTGATCGCGATCGTCGGGCTGATCGTGGTGCGGGCGGCGTTCCTGGAGAACGCGCTCAACCAGTTCTACCAAGCCAATCTGATCGCCCGGATCGACTACGCCGACATTCTCTACATATCACCGATCATGTTCGGCGTCGGCGTGCTGATGGCCGGACTCACCGGCTACGTCACGCTGCGCCTGTACGTGCGGCGGTAG
- the smpB gene encoding SsrA-binding protein SmpB — protein MAKNPDKKPDHKVVATNRKARHNYSILDTYEAGVVLQGTEVKSLREGHASLADAFATVDDGEIWLRNLHIPEYHHGTWTNHAPRRNRKLLLHRSQIDNLVGKIRDGNLTLVPLSLYFSDGKVKVELALARGKQAHDKRQDLAKRDAEREVIRELGRRAKGKL, from the coding sequence GTGGCCAAGAATCCGGACAAGAAGCCCGACCACAAGGTCGTCGCCACCAATCGCAAGGCACGGCACAACTATTCGATTCTCGACACCTACGAGGCCGGCGTCGTCCTGCAGGGCACCGAGGTCAAGAGCCTGCGCGAGGGTCACGCCTCGCTGGCCGACGCGTTCGCCACCGTCGACGACGGCGAGATCTGGTTGCGCAACCTGCACATCCCGGAGTATCACCACGGCACGTGGACCAACCATGCGCCGCGACGCAACCGCAAGCTGCTGCTGCACCGCAGCCAGATCGACAACCTGGTGGGCAAGATCCGCGACGGCAACCTGACTCTGGTGCCGCTGTCGTTGTACTTCTCCGACGGTAAGGTCAAGGTCGAACTGGCGCTGGCCCGCGGTAAGCAGGCGCACGACAAGCGGCAGGATCTGGCCAAGCGTGACGCGGAGCGAGAGGTGATCCGGGAGCTGGGCCGCCGGGCCAAGGGCAAGCTCTGA
- a CDS encoding DMT family transporter — protein sequence MIGILLALASAIGYGVSDFVGGIASRRVAALRVVLVSYPLAMVLLGILAVVVGGTVSTPAVVWGLLCGVSQAFGVWWFYAALGSGPISVVSPVTAVLVAAVPVSVGLAMGERPGAIAGVGTVLALIAVVLVSRQATDEDVRPHKFTATVAWLTIGSGLAFGLNFVLLHQAPADARLWPLFFARVSATAIVVLAAALSGNLHAPRGFPLKMAVVAALLDTVSNVATLLALQATMLSLASVLMALYPAATVLLAIVVLRERVTRWQVLGMVMALVAVGMISVR from the coding sequence CTGATCGGGATCCTGCTCGCGCTGGCATCGGCAATCGGCTACGGCGTCAGCGATTTCGTCGGCGGTATCGCGTCGCGACGAGTGGCCGCGTTGCGGGTCGTGTTGGTGTCCTACCCGCTGGCGATGGTGTTGCTCGGGATCCTGGCAGTGGTTGTCGGCGGCACGGTATCGACTCCGGCGGTCGTCTGGGGCCTGCTGTGCGGCGTGAGTCAGGCGTTTGGGGTGTGGTGGTTCTATGCCGCACTGGGCTCGGGGCCGATTTCGGTGGTCTCACCCGTGACGGCTGTGCTGGTGGCCGCGGTGCCGGTGAGTGTGGGACTGGCGATGGGGGAGCGACCCGGGGCGATCGCCGGGGTCGGCACTGTACTGGCGTTGATCGCCGTGGTGCTGGTCAGCAGGCAGGCCACCGACGAGGACGTGCGTCCACACAAGTTCACCGCGACGGTGGCGTGGTTGACGATCGGCTCGGGTCTGGCGTTCGGCCTGAATTTCGTTCTGCTGCATCAAGCTCCGGCTGATGCCCGGCTGTGGCCACTGTTCTTCGCCCGCGTCTCGGCGACGGCAATCGTGGTGCTGGCCGCGGCTTTGAGTGGCAATTTGCATGCGCCACGGGGCTTTCCGCTGAAGATGGCGGTGGTCGCTGCGCTGCTGGATACCGTCTCCAACGTCGCGACGCTGCTGGCCCTGCAGGCCACGATGCTGTCCTTGGCCAGCGTGCTGATGGCGCTCTATCCGGCCGCCACCGTGCTACTGGCGATCGTCGTCTTGCGTGAGCGGGTCACCCGCTGGCAGGTGCTGGGCATGGTGATGGCGTTGGTTGCCGTCGGGATGATCTCGGTCCGTTAA
- a CDS encoding sulfotransferase family protein, which translates to MTSAVQARLDPAKLIEQACELAGSDDFGADDGWRENLSRMVDDLVAEADLSPLGVEIAAADVIVPLRNRLQITAWRNDNPEIAEERITQPIFILGQPRTGTTILYDLLSQDPDLRAPLTWEVDHPFPVPQPETYLTDPRIDETQAQLDMTEQLMPGFMKFHPMSARGGQECVRITAGTFCSMIFPTQYRLPNYQHWLMYEADHAAAYRYHRQYLQHLQSGVPGQWLLKSPAHLWTLDTLLAEYPDAILVQTHRDPLVVISSISALIAHLQKLASDNATVQRAAAQCAAENILGLDRLMKWVDDGEISQDRVVNVRFADFMQDPFATIGAVYERLGRELTPIAEQRMREHLSANPGDGGGNRYTWADTGLDAAELRERVRAYQERYDVPSETLR; encoded by the coding sequence ATGACGAGTGCGGTGCAAGCCCGCCTTGATCCCGCCAAGCTGATCGAGCAGGCCTGCGAACTGGCCGGCAGCGACGACTTCGGGGCCGACGACGGGTGGCGGGAGAACCTCTCGCGAATGGTCGACGACCTGGTCGCCGAAGCCGACCTCTCGCCGCTCGGCGTGGAGATCGCGGCCGCCGATGTGATTGTGCCACTGCGCAACCGCCTGCAGATCACCGCGTGGCGCAACGACAATCCGGAGATCGCCGAGGAGCGGATCACCCAGCCGATCTTCATCCTCGGGCAGCCCCGCACCGGCACGACGATCCTCTACGACCTGCTCAGCCAGGACCCTGACCTGCGGGCGCCCCTGACATGGGAGGTCGATCACCCCTTCCCGGTTCCCCAGCCGGAGACCTACCTGACCGACCCGCGCATCGACGAGACCCAAGCCCAGCTGGACATGACCGAGCAGCTGATGCCCGGCTTCATGAAGTTCCATCCCATGAGTGCACGCGGCGGCCAGGAATGCGTCCGGATCACCGCAGGCACGTTCTGCAGCATGATCTTCCCCACGCAGTACCGTCTACCGAACTACCAGCACTGGCTGATGTACGAGGCCGACCATGCGGCGGCCTACCGCTACCACCGCCAGTATCTGCAGCACCTGCAGTCCGGTGTCCCCGGCCAGTGGCTGCTGAAAAGCCCGGCCCACCTGTGGACCCTGGACACGCTGCTGGCCGAGTATCCCGACGCGATCCTGGTCCAGACCCACCGCGACCCGCTTGTGGTGATCTCCTCGATCAGCGCCCTGATCGCTCATCTGCAGAAACTGGCCAGCGACAACGCGACCGTCCAGCGCGCGGCCGCCCAATGTGCGGCGGAGAACATCCTGGGACTCGACCGCCTGATGAAGTGGGTGGACGACGGCGAGATCAGCCAGGATCGCGTCGTCAATGTGCGGTTCGCCGATTTCATGCAGGACCCGTTCGCCACGATCGGCGCGGTCTACGAGCGCCTCGGCCGTGAGCTGACCCCGATTGCCGAACAGCGCATGCGCGAGCATCTCTCGGCGAACCCCGGCGACGGGGGCGGTAACCGCTACACCTGGGCGGATACCGGTCTCGATGCGGCCGAGTTGCGGGAGCGGGTGCGGGCCTACCAGGAGCGCTACGACGTACCCAGCGAGACGCTGCGTTAA